One Drechmeria coniospora strain ARSEF 6962 chromosome 01, whole genome shotgun sequence genomic region harbors:
- a CDS encoding hypothetical protein (related to peptide transport protein), translating into MTTAVQLDNDVIAEAHLAEAEGDRKYALRAAADDRKPSVSHHSLADVATVLDEEYDGRPTDEEFQTLRRVSGKMLWSMWTIAFVELCERFSYYGSSVLYTNFINRPLPPDSTTGAPVHPGDLPGALGMGTKAAQGLGLFNVFFAYIMPIFGAWVADARLGRFWTLHIAIGISTIAHVILVIAASPGVISNNKSSFACFIIGLLALCVGTGFFKANVSPLLAEQNEDTKPRVEVRKGERVIVDPAVTNTRIFLYFYLCINIGSLAGEIGMVYVEKYLGFWVAFLIPTALFLVAPVILWSQKKNYKLKPPTGSLLSKFFKMVLFIRKHSSWRHFSWEVAKPSNVPLDERPGWMTYDDAWVDEVRRGLLACKVFLFLPVFFLSYNQMTGNLTIQAGTMELHGVPNDVIQNLNPISIVIMIPIIDHLLYPGLRKLGIAFTPIKRMTFGFFIAALSMVASAVMQYYIYEESPCGWYANKLIVVDGVEKACPPAPINVWAQSLPYIFIGIAEIFTNVTSYEYAFSKAPENMKSLVMSVNLFMSAISAAIGQAFTPLSADPLLIWNYTVVACIAFIGGGAFWICFRHLDSDEDKWNMLKKSEFVGKKQPGLGKEFDGEV; encoded by the exons ATGACGACCGCCGTCCAGCTCGACAACGacgtcatcgccgaggctcacctcgccgaggccgagggggatCGCAAGTATGCcctccgcgccgccgccgacgaccgcaAGCCATCCGTCTCTCACCACTCGCTGGCCGATGTCGCCACCGTCCTCGATGAAGAGTACGACGGCCGCCCGACGGATGAGGAATTTCAGACGCTGCGCCGCGTCTCGGGCAAGATGCTGTGGAGCATGTGGACCATTGCCTTTGTGGAACTCTGCGAGCGCTTCTCCTACTACGGCTCCTCCGTGTTGTACACGAATTTCATCAACCGACCCCTGCCACCCGACTCGACCACGGGCGCTCCCGTCCACCCCGGCGACCTCCCCGGTGCGCTTGGCATGGGCACCAAGGCGGCCCAGGGTCTCGGCCTCTTCAACGTCTTCTTCGCCTACATCATGCCCATTTTCGG CGCCTGGGTCGCCGATGCGCGTCTGGGTCGCTTTTGGACTCTCCACATCGCCATTGGCATCTCCACCATTGCccacgtcatcctcgtcatcgccgcctccccGGGCGTCATCTCCAACAACAAGAGCTCCTTTGCCTGCTTCATCATCGGCTTGCTGGCCCTCTGCGTCGGAACCGGCTTCTTCAAGGCCAACGTCTCGCCCTTGCTGGCCGAGCAAAACGAAGATACAAAGCCCCGGGTCGAGGTCCGCAAGGGCGAGCGTGTCATCGTCGACCCAGCCGTAACCAACACGCGCATTTTCCTCTACTTTTACCTGTGCATCAACATtggctcgctcgccggcgagatCGGCATGGTCTACGTCGAAAAGTACCTTGGATTCTGGGTCGCCTTTCTCATCCCGAcggccctcttcctcgtcgcccccgtCATCTTGTGGTCCCAAAAGAAAAACTACAAGCTCAAGCCCCCGACGGGCTCGCTGCTTTCCAAGTTTTTCAAGATGGTCCTCTTCATCCGCAAGCACTCGAGTTGGAGGCACTTTTCCTGGGAGGTGGCCAAGCCTTCCAACGTCcccctcgacgagcgccCCGGTTGGATGACGTACGACGACGCCTGGGTCGACGAAGTCCGACGTGGCCTCCTCGCCTGCAAGGtcttcctcttccttccCGTCTTCTTCCTGTCCTACAACCAGATGACGGGCAACCTGACCATCCAAGCCGGCACCATGGAGCTCCACGGCGTGCCCAACGACGTTATTCAGAACCTCAACCCCATCTCCATCGTTATCATGATTCCTATCATCGACCACCTTCTATACCCCGGCCTGCGCAAGCTTGGCATTGCCTTTACTCCTATTAAACGCATGACCTTTGGcttcttcatcgccgccctgTCCAtggtcgcctcggccgtcatgcAGTACTATATTTACGAGGAGAGCCCCTGCGGCTGGTACGCCAACAAGCTCATCGttgtcgatggcgtcgaaAAGGCCTGTCCTCCGGCGCCCATCAACGTCTGGGCCCAGAGCTTGCCGTACATCTTTATCGGTATTGCCGAGATTTTTACAAACGTCACCTCGTACGAGTACGCATTCTCCAAGGCGCCCGAGAATATGAAGTCGCTTGTCATGAGCGTAAACCTTTTCATGAGCGCCATATCCGCTGCCATCGGCCAGGCCTTTACGCCTCTCTCCGCCGACCCCCTGCTCATTTGGAACTATACCGTGGTTGCCTGCATTGCCTTCATCGGAGGCGGCGCCTTTTGGATTTGCTTCCGCCATCTCGATTCCGACGAAGACAAGTGGAACATGCTCAAGAAGTCCGAGTTTGTGGGAAAGAAGCAGCCTGGTCTTGGCAAGGAATTCGATGGCGAGGTATAG
- a CDS encoding amidohydrolase family protein, with amino-acid sequence MNVMLLDKSEPTPAPQHCMLLPTSTHDGNGDASMGDDPRATLLLNGKIYQSTNESAAPTYATCMLVRGDSIEHVGTETDDVVAAARAGGARVKDLQGQTVLPGFIDGHVHLLLAGQCLKKVDLEGCKNVDDVRTQIKRYAESQPHIPRIFCRGWTHSMTPDGVDASLLDDLDPRPIFVDTKDLHSTWCNAAAVDEVCRVMDISAETPDPAGGTIQRDGTGKPNGVFNESAVFQIIWPFVARVASMAERKEAIKGALTQFNSVGYTGIIDMAMDDNIWEPLMELRRDEGGLRGIRVAAYWLMRPDESRDKVLAQVDRAAALAREFNAETTPDCRLVGVKVICDGIVDACTASLTEPYSSRESPDPMWSEQVLDSLVARAHEAGLQVALHAIGDRAISMAIDVLEKGTDRSRRPRIEHLELASADDARRLGKLGITASIQPVHSDPAILRAWPRLLGEDRCRRAFAYREFVDGGAPLALGSDAPTAPHEPLPNLYVATTRRSYRELGLETTVSPELALTVCQAVAGATHGSAYSCFADEWTGRLRPGMKADFVVAQVELTAEKLVQGVVRETWFEGRRVYPVEG; translated from the coding sequence GGCACCGCAGCACTGCATGCTCTTGCCGACATCGACacacgacggcaacggcgacgccagCATGGGTGACGATCCTCGAGCCACGCTGCTGCTCAACGGCAAGATATATCAGTCAACAAATGAAAGTGCGGCGCCGACCTACGCCACGTGCATGCTCGTCCGAGGGGACAGTATTGAGCACGTCGGCACCGAGAcagacgacgtcgtcgcagCAGCgagggccggcggcgcccgcgTCAAAGATTTGCAAGGCCAGACGGTGCTACCGGGCTtcatcgacggccatgtCCATCTTCTGCTTGCCGGACAGTGCCTGAAAAaggtcgacctcgagggATGCAAGAACGTGGACGACGTGCGGACGCAGATCAAACGCTACGCCGAGTCGCAGCCCCATATCCCGCGCATCTTTTGCCGTGGATGGACGCACTCCATgacgcccgacggcgtcgacgccagcctcctcgacgacctggATCCTCGGCCCATCTTTGTCGACACCAAAGATCTGCATTCGACCTGGtgcaacgccgccgccgtcgacgaggtgtGTCGCGTGATGGACATTTCCGCCGAAACACCGGATCCAGCGGGCGGCACGATCCAGCGAGACGGCACCGGAAAGCCAAATGGCGTCTTCAACGAGAGCGCCGTATTCCAAATCATCTGGCCCTTTGTCGCCCGAGTGGCGTCCATGGCGGAGCGGAAGGAGGCGATCAAGGGAGCCTTGACCCAATTCAACTCGGTCGGGTACACCGGCATCATCGACATGGCCATGGATGACAACATCTGGGAGCCGTTGATGGAGCTGAGGCGTGATGAGGGCGGCCTGCGCGGCATCCGGGTGGCCGCCTACTGGCTCATGAGACCGGACGAGTCGCGCGACAAGGTGCTCGCCCAGGTCGACCGTGCTGCCGCCTTGGCCCGAGAGTTCAACGCCGAGACGACGCCAGActgccgcctcgtcggggTCAAGGTGATttgcgacggcatcgtcgacgcctgcACCGCCTCTCTCACGGAGCCGTACTCGAGCCGGGAGAGCCCGGATCCGATGTGGAGCGAGCAGGTGCTCGACTCGCTCGTAGCCAGAGCGCACGAAGCCGGCTTGCAGGTCGCCCTCCACGCCATCGGTGACCGCGCCATCAGCATGGCCATTGACGTGCTCGAGAAGGGGACGGACAGGTCGCGACGGCCGCGCATCGAgcacctcgagctcgcctcggccgacgatgcccgaCGTCTCGGCAAGCTGGGCATCACGGCTTCCATCCAGCCCGTCCACTCGGACCCTGCCATTCTGCGCGCCTGGCCACGGCTGCTGGGCGAGGACCGCTGCAGGCGAGCGTTTGCCTACCGCGAGTTTGTCGACGGAGGCGCTCCCTTGGCCCTCGGCTCCGACGCACCGACGGCACCGCACGAGCCGCTGCCGAACCTGTACgtcgcgacgacgagacgttCCTAtcgcgagctcggcctcgaaaCGACCGTCAGTCCCGAGCTCGCCCTCACCGTGTGCCAGGCGGTGGCGGGCGCGACGCACGGCTCGGCGTACTCGtgcttcgccgacgagtgGACGGGCCGGCTGCGGCCGGGGATGAAGGCCGACTTTGTCGTTGCTCAGGTAGAACTGACGGCAGAAAAGCTGGTCCAGGGGGTCGTGAGAGAAACCTGGTTCGAGGGTAGGAGGGTGTATCCGGTCGAAGGGTGA